One Melitaea cinxia chromosome 17, ilMelCinx1.1, whole genome shotgun sequence genomic region harbors:
- the LOC123661737 gene encoding ribonuclease kappa-like gives MACKFCGPKLSLCGLVLSVWGIIQLTLMGVFYYIGAVALLEDLPLGENHHSIDEFVAEVKSGYSQNAYNCWIAALLYVITLVVSGHQFWMNNRSSVSM, from the exons ATGGCCTGCAAATTCTGTGGCCCGAAACTATCGCTGTGCGGACTCGTTTTGAGTGTTTGGGGTATTATACAACTG accttGATGGGCGTCTTCTACTATATTGGAGCCGTAGCTCTTCTAGAAGACTTACCTCTTGGAGAAAATCACCACAGCATCGATGAATTCGTAGCTGAAGTAAAAAGTGGATACTCTCAG AATGCATACAACTGCTGGATTGCCGCTCTGCTATATGTGATCACACTAGTTGTCTCTGGACATCAATTCTGGATGAACAATCGCTCCTCAGTTAGCAtgtaa